Within the Pseudonocardia alni genome, the region CACGAGGCCTACTGCCGCAACGCGGGCGCGCACGGCATGGCCGCGGCGCACCGGCTGCTGGTGGCCGCCCTCGACCGCGCGGACTCGGAGCTGGAACGGATGCTGCTGCGGCTGCTGCGCGCCGCCGGGATCGGCGGCGTCGTCCGCGGGCTGCCCGTGGGCGGCGGGCGCGAGATCGATCTGGCCTTCCCCGCCGAGCGGGTGGCGATCGAGCTGGACGGGTGGGCCCGGCACACCGACCCCGACCGGTTCCGGGCCGACCGGGCGAAGGGGAACGCACTCGTCGCACGGGGGTGGACGCTGTTGCGCTTCACCTGGCACGACGTGTGCGACGCACCGGAGGGCACCCTCGCCGCGATCCGGCGGGCCCTGCGCCGGTGATCACCGGTTGTGGAGCGGAACGTCCGTGAGGCGGGCGCGGAACTCCACAACCGGTGATCATGCGTCGGGGCAGCACGGCCCGCCCGGGACCGGTGGACGGTCCCGGGACGGCTCAGACCGACGCGGGGGCCGGGACCAGGGTGTGCATCCAGC harbors:
- a CDS encoding endonuclease domain-containing protein, encoding MTDRCPRDIGVTLPRGARRLAPGGITLRRRDVPGPDRAWIRGVAVTAEHLTVLETCAVLPDGAGFLDRVLQRRVVHPALLHEAYCRNAGAHGMAAAHRLLVAALDRADSELERMLLRLLRAAGIGGVVRGLPVGGGREIDLAFPAERVAIELDGWARHTDPDRFRADRAKGNALVARGWTLLRFTWHDVCDAPEGTLAAIRRALRR